The following are encoded together in the Ralstonia insidiosa genome:
- a CDS encoding pseudouridine synthase, giving the protein MTTDSDDFPGDDDKRRSDPTQRATRPGKRTTLGVRRDDEGNAVRATGKPLRASDLNRDRLPLRPSQRRPEPAEGERKPRPPRRDSNNDSGQPPRRAQSDRPPRRFDDERPPRKFGDDQRPPRRSDDRRPPRRFEDRPPRRFSDDQRPPRRSDDERPPRRFEDRPPRRFDDERPPRRFNDEQRPPRRFDDERPPRRFEDRPPRRFDDERPPRRFDDERPPRRFDDERPPRRFNDDQRPPRRPDDERPPRRFEDRPPRRFDDERPRRYGDDQRAQRRDGDQRPPRRFDDERPPRRFDDDQRPPRHYGDDRPPRRFDNDRPPRRFEERSQRPEREERAPRRTEQEAPRQAPQADESGLVRLSKRMSELGLCSRREADEWIPRGWVLVDGEPVTELGSRVKPDAIIEIHQSARSEQGERVTVLLHKPVGYVSGQAEDGYQPAAALFVPENQWEEDPTRKRFAPWQRKALAPAGRLDIDSTGLLVLTQDGRVARHLIGEDSTVEKEYLVRVVWNSPEGPVEHDISKVFPEELLEKLRFGLWLDDEELKPAKVSWQNEEQLRFVLREGKKRQIRRMCEQVGLEVVGLKRIRMGRIVLGDLPVGQWRFLGPFEKF; this is encoded by the coding sequence ATGACTACCGATTCTGACGATTTCCCGGGCGACGACGACAAGCGCCGCAGCGACCCGACCCAACGTGCCACCCGCCCGGGCAAGCGCACCACGCTCGGCGTGCGCCGCGACGATGAAGGCAACGCGGTACGCGCCACCGGCAAGCCGCTGCGTGCGTCCGACCTGAACCGCGACCGCCTGCCGCTGCGCCCGTCGCAACGTCGCCCCGAGCCGGCCGAGGGTGAGCGCAAACCGCGCCCACCGCGCCGCGACAGCAACAACGACAGCGGCCAACCGCCGCGTCGCGCGCAAAGCGATCGCCCGCCGCGCCGGTTTGACGACGAACGTCCGCCGCGCAAGTTTGGCGACGACCAGCGCCCGCCGCGTCGCTCCGATGACAGGCGGCCACCGCGCCGTTTCGAAGATCGCCCACCGCGCCGGTTCAGCGACGATCAACGTCCGCCACGTCGCTCCGATGACGAGCGTCCGCCGCGTCGCTTCGAAGATCGCCCGCCGCGCCGGTTTGATGACGAACGCCCGCCGCGCAGGTTCAACGACGAACAACGTCCGCCCCGTCGGTTTGACGACGAGCGTCCACCGCGTCGTTTCGAAGATCGCCCGCCACGCCGGTTTGACGATGAACGCCCGCCACGCCGGTTTGACGATGAACGCCCACCGCGCCGGTTTGACGACGAGCGCCCGCCGCGCCGGTTCAACGACGATCAACGTCCGCCCCGTCGCCCTGACGACGAGCGCCCGCCGCGTCGCTTCGAAGACCGTCCGCCACGACGCTTCGATGACGAGCGCCCGCGTCGTTATGGCGACGATCAACGCGCTCAGCGTCGTGATGGCGACCAGCGACCACCGCGTCGCTTTGACGATGAGCGCCCGCCCCGTCGATTCGACGACGACCAACGGCCGCCGCGTCACTATGGCGACGACCGCCCCCCGCGCCGTTTTGACAACGACCGTCCGCCGCGTCGCTTTGAAGAGCGTTCGCAACGTCCGGAGCGTGAAGAGCGCGCCCCCCGCCGCACCGAGCAAGAGGCACCACGCCAAGCCCCGCAAGCCGACGAGAGCGGACTGGTCCGCCTGTCCAAGCGCATGTCCGAGCTGGGCCTGTGCTCACGCCGCGAGGCCGATGAGTGGATCCCACGTGGCTGGGTGCTAGTGGACGGCGAGCCCGTCACCGAGTTGGGTTCGCGTGTGAAGCCGGATGCGATCATCGAAATCCATCAGTCGGCTCGTTCCGAGCAAGGCGAACGTGTGACCGTGCTGCTGCACAAGCCGGTCGGTTATGTGTCTGGCCAGGCGGAAGACGGTTACCAGCCGGCTGCCGCGCTGTTCGTGCCGGAAAACCAGTGGGAAGAAGACCCCACACGCAAGCGCTTCGCACCGTGGCAACGCAAGGCGCTGGCTCCGGCCGGCCGCCTCGATATCGACTCCACGGGCCTGCTCGTGCTGACGCAGGACGGCCGCGTGGCGCGCCACCTGATCGGCGAGGATTCAACGGTCGAGAAGGAGTACCTGGTGCGCGTGGTGTGGAATTCACCGGAAGGTCCGGTGGAGCACGACATCTCCAAGGTCTTCCCGGAAGAGTTGCTGGAAAAGCTGCGCTTTGGCCTGTGGCTCGATGACGAAGAGCTCAAGCCCGCAAAGGTGAGCTGGCAGAACGAGGAGCAGTTGCGCTTCGTGCTGCGCGAAGGCAAGAAGCGCCAGATCCGCCGCATGTGCGAACAGGTGGGTCTGGAGGTGGTTGGCCTCAAGCGCATCCGCATGGGCCGCATCGTGCTGGGCGACCTGCCGGTCGGCCAGTGGCGCTTCCTGGGGCCGTTCGAGAAGTTCTAA
- the def gene encoding peptide deformylase, with product MIRNILKMGDSRLLRVAKRVERFSTPELTALIEDMFDTMDAARGAGLAAPQIGVDLQVVIFGFDRNERYPDAPAVPKTVLINPTIEPLTDETEEGWEGCLSVPGLRGVVPRYTRLRYTGFDQHGHTIDRIAEGFHARVVQHECDHLQGVLYPMRVKDFTRFGFTEILFPELPANHDD from the coding sequence ATGATCCGAAACATCCTCAAAATGGGCGACAGCCGCCTGCTGCGCGTGGCAAAACGGGTCGAACGCTTCAGTACGCCCGAGCTGACCGCGCTGATTGAAGACATGTTCGACACGATGGACGCCGCGCGGGGCGCCGGCCTGGCGGCGCCGCAGATCGGCGTGGACCTGCAGGTCGTCATCTTCGGATTCGATCGCAACGAGCGCTATCCGGATGCGCCAGCGGTGCCCAAGACGGTGCTCATCAACCCGACCATCGAGCCGCTGACCGACGAGACGGAAGAAGGCTGGGAGGGCTGTCTGTCGGTGCCAGGCCTGCGCGGTGTGGTGCCACGCTACACGCGGTTGCGCTATACCGGCTTTGACCAGCACGGCCACACCATCGACCGCATTGCCGAGGGCTTCCACGCGCGCGTCGTGCAACACGAATGCGACCACCTCCAGGGCGTGCTGTACCCCATGCGCGTGAAAGACTTTACCCGCTTCGGCTTTACCGAAATCCTGTTTCCAGAACTGCCTGCAAATCACGACGACTGA
- the ligA gene encoding NAD-dependent DNA ligase LigA, with protein sequence MSKTAEPASRPSSKDRPETRAAWLRATLNRYAHEYYVLDQPSVPDAEYDRLYRELEALEAEYPELKTPDSPTLRVGGAILPEFAQVRHVIPMLSIRTETDTTANGARAFDASVRRELGLDETDPPVEYAAELKFDGLAISLRYERGFLVQAATRGDGTTGEDVTQNIRTIRQIPLGLTPVDGSVPEVLEVRGEVYMRRDDFEKLNARQRERGDKTFVNPRNTAAGAVRQLDPKMAAERPLSFFAYGLGEVVGWGGLPKTHSSMLDALQVFGFPVSKERAAVKGGEGLVEFHAAIGAKRDSLPFDIDGVVYKVNDLALQRELGFRTREPRWAVAHKYPAQEALTTVESIDVQVGRTGAITPVARLVPVFVGGVTVTNATLHNEDEVRRKDVRVGDTVIVRRAGDVIPEVVSVVLDRRPMDDVPGSDLFNPQQQPKYPPFELPKTCPVCGSHVVREVGEAVARCSGGLFCSAQRKEAIRHFAGRRMMDIEGLGERYIDNLVELDYVHGIADLYKLKLEDLLEMKRRADERDGVTPETVAAGKIATKWAENLLEGIQASKTPPLARFLFALGIRHVGESTAKTLADWLGSLAMIRRAPAPLLLALPDVGATVAEAIADFFAEPKNQQALDALLEAGVTPQGEHAPSAKLREKLEPAELYATLGVPKLTATRAKQLAVAAPTLAQLAAVETGQLAGLPADVSASLLEWLGAHDHRAQLVQLDALRNELLAAMPVEAAQEGVLAGKTVVLTGTLPNLTRDDAKAMLEAAGAKVSGSVSKKTDYVIAGEEAGSKLAKAEELGVKVLDEAGMLALLQK encoded by the coding sequence ATGAGCAAGACCGCAGAACCCGCGTCCAGACCGTCCTCGAAAGACCGGCCCGAGACGCGGGCAGCGTGGCTGCGCGCCACGCTCAACCGCTATGCCCACGAGTACTACGTGCTCGACCAGCCCAGTGTGCCGGACGCCGAATACGACCGGTTGTACCGTGAGTTGGAAGCGCTGGAAGCTGAATATCCGGAACTGAAAACACCCGACTCCCCCACGCTCCGTGTGGGCGGGGCGATTCTGCCGGAGTTCGCGCAGGTCCGGCATGTCATTCCGATGCTGTCGATCCGCACGGAGACCGACACCACCGCCAACGGCGCCCGTGCGTTCGATGCCAGCGTGCGCCGTGAGCTTGGCCTCGATGAGACCGATCCGCCTGTCGAATACGCGGCTGAGCTGAAGTTCGACGGCCTGGCGATCAGCCTGCGCTACGAGCGCGGCTTTCTCGTGCAGGCAGCCACACGCGGTGATGGCACCACGGGCGAAGACGTCACGCAGAACATCCGTACGATCCGCCAGATTCCGCTGGGGCTTACGCCTGTGGACGGGTCTGTGCCCGAGGTGTTGGAAGTCCGCGGCGAGGTCTATATGCGCCGCGACGATTTCGAGAAGCTCAATGCCCGTCAGCGTGAGCGCGGCGACAAAACCTTCGTCAACCCGCGCAACACCGCTGCCGGTGCGGTGCGTCAGCTTGACCCGAAGATGGCCGCCGAGCGCCCGCTGTCGTTCTTCGCCTATGGCCTGGGCGAAGTGGTCGGCTGGGGTGGCCTACCCAAGACGCACTCCAGCATGCTCGATGCGCTGCAGGTGTTCGGCTTCCCGGTCAGCAAGGAGCGTGCGGCAGTGAAGGGCGGCGAAGGCCTGGTCGAATTCCACGCCGCCATTGGTGCCAAGCGCGACAGCCTGCCGTTCGATATTGATGGCGTGGTCTACAAGGTCAATGACCTGGCATTGCAACGCGAACTGGGCTTTCGCACGCGCGAGCCCCGCTGGGCGGTGGCGCACAAGTATCCGGCGCAGGAAGCATTGACCACCGTCGAATCGATCGACGTGCAGGTGGGCCGCACGGGCGCCATCACGCCGGTGGCGCGTTTGGTGCCCGTGTTTGTTGGTGGCGTGACAGTCACCAATGCGACGCTGCACAACGAAGACGAAGTCCGCCGCAAGGACGTGCGTGTAGGCGACACCGTGATCGTGCGTCGTGCGGGAGACGTGATCCCCGAGGTGGTGAGCGTGGTGCTCGACCGTCGTCCAATGGATGACGTGCCGGGCAGCGACCTGTTCAACCCACAGCAGCAGCCCAAGTACCCGCCATTCGAGTTGCCGAAGACCTGTCCGGTATGCGGTTCGCATGTGGTGCGCGAAGTGGGCGAAGCGGTGGCGCGTTGCTCGGGCGGCCTGTTCTGCTCGGCGCAGCGCAAGGAAGCGATCCGTCACTTTGCCGGCCGCCGCATGATGGACATTGAGGGCCTGGGCGAGCGCTACATTGACAACCTGGTTGAGCTGGACTACGTGCATGGCATCGCCGATCTGTACAAGCTCAAGCTCGAAGATCTTCTCGAGATGAAGCGCCGCGCCGACGAGCGCGATGGCGTGACCCCTGAGACCGTTGCTGCCGGCAAGATCGCCACCAAGTGGGCGGAGAACCTGCTTGAGGGTATCCAGGCCAGCAAGACGCCGCCGTTGGCGCGCTTCCTGTTTGCGCTGGGTATTCGCCACGTGGGCGAATCAACCGCCAAGACACTTGCCGATTGGCTGGGCAGTCTGGCCATGATCCGGCGTGCGCCGGCACCATTGCTGTTGGCGTTGCCGGACGTGGGCGCCACGGTGGCGGAGGCCATCGCCGATTTCTTTGCCGAGCCGAAGAATCAGCAGGCGTTGGATGCGCTGCTCGAAGCCGGCGTCACCCCCCAGGGTGAGCATGCGCCCAGCGCCAAACTACGCGAGAAACTGGAGCCGGCCGAGTTGTATGCCACCCTCGGCGTGCCCAAGTTGACGGCTACGCGCGCCAAGCAGTTGGCGGTGGCGGCCCCCACGCTTGCGCAATTGGCGGCCGTGGAAACCGGGCAGTTGGCCGGCCTACCGGCGGACGTGTCCGCATCGCTGCTCGAATGGCTGGGCGCGCATGATCATCGTGCGCAACTCGTGCAGCTTGATGCACTGCGCAACGAACTGCTCGCTGCCATGCCGGTCGAGGCTGCACAAGAGGGTGTCCTTGCCGGCAAGACCGTGGTGCTGACCGGAACCCTGCCCAACCTCACGCGCGACGATGCCAAGGCCATGCTGGAAGCTGCTGGCGCCAAGGTGTCGGGCTCGGTATCGAAGAAGACCGACTACGTCATCGCCGGTGAAGAGGCTGGCAGCAAGCTCGCCAAGGCAGAAGAGCTGGGGGTGAAGGTTCTGGACGAAGCGGGTATGCTCGCGCTGTTGCAAAAATAG
- a CDS encoding cell division protein ZipA C-terminal FtsZ-binding domain-containing protein, translated as MQDNNLVMALLGAGVVFVLVIVVYNQWQIRKARRPEAYNPSVDEAPRGEGWTGNERHEPALGGERDEAGRVEPRLEPGLASQPHAPSTGSAETEAGVIGAELTPTSEEAAREAAETGQAEEAVEPAPGSLEPANGVIDPLIDCIVSLHPEREVSGDRLLPALSKLRRAGTKQIHVEGLNPAANAWEAIRAGQRYLDLQVAVQLANRTGPLNALEFSEFINAIDPLSDAADAAPELPDMNETIANARELDAFAAECDVQLGVSVISDGAPWSAAYVQTVATQDGLVLSRDGTRFTRYHAGTDGVQRALFTLQFGDTNFLRDDLTVKGGRQITLLLDVPVAEEASKPFKLVCEYAYTLSQRMGAQVVDDNLRPLTEQSFVAIQKHLRVLYDKLESRGVPAGSSAAVRLFSH; from the coding sequence ATGCAAGACAACAACCTGGTCATGGCGCTGCTGGGCGCTGGTGTTGTTTTCGTACTGGTGATCGTGGTCTACAACCAGTGGCAGATTCGCAAGGCACGCCGTCCGGAAGCCTACAACCCGTCTGTTGACGAGGCCCCACGCGGTGAAGGCTGGACAGGAAACGAGCGCCACGAACCGGCGCTGGGTGGCGAGCGAGATGAGGCTGGTCGCGTCGAGCCGCGACTGGAACCCGGCCTCGCATCGCAACCGCATGCACCGTCCACCGGCAGCGCGGAAACCGAAGCTGGCGTGATCGGCGCTGAACTCACACCCACCAGCGAAGAGGCTGCGCGGGAAGCTGCTGAAACGGGTCAAGCTGAAGAGGCGGTCGAGCCCGCACCCGGCTCGCTGGAGCCGGCCAACGGCGTGATCGACCCGCTGATCGATTGCATCGTTTCGTTGCACCCCGAGCGCGAAGTGTCGGGCGATCGCCTGTTGCCGGCGCTGTCCAAGCTGCGCCGCGCAGGGACCAAGCAGATCCACGTGGAAGGCCTGAACCCGGCGGCAAACGCCTGGGAAGCCATTCGCGCCGGTCAGCGCTACCTGGATCTGCAGGTGGCCGTGCAACTGGCTAACCGCACCGGCCCGCTCAACGCGTTGGAGTTCTCGGAGTTCATCAACGCGATCGACCCGCTGTCGGACGCAGCGGATGCCGCGCCCGAGTTGCCCGACATGAACGAGACCATCGCCAATGCGCGCGAGCTTGACGCGTTTGCCGCCGAGTGCGACGTGCAGCTTGGCGTGAGCGTGATCTCCGACGGCGCACCATGGTCGGCCGCCTACGTGCAGACCGTGGCCACGCAAGATGGCCTCGTGCTCTCGCGCGATGGCACGCGCTTTACGCGCTACCACGCCGGCACCGACGGCGTGCAGCGCGCGCTGTTCACGCTGCAGTTTGGCGACACCAACTTCCTGCGCGATGACCTAACCGTCAAGGGCGGCCGCCAGATCACGCTGCTGCTTGACGTGCCAGTGGCTGAAGAGGCATCCAAGCCGTTCAAACTGGTCTGTGAGTACGCTTACACGCTGTCTCAGCGTATGGGCGCGCAGGTGGTGGACGACAACCTGCGTCCGTTGACGGAGCAGTCCTTCGTTGCCATTCAGAAGCATCTGCGGGTGCTGTACGACAAGCTTGAATCGCGCGGCGTGCCCGCCGGTTCCAGCGCCGCGGTGCGCTTGTTCAGCCACTGA
- the smc gene encoding chromosome segregation protein SMC produces MRLSSIKLAGFKSFVDPTNFHVPGQLVGIVGPNGCGKSNIIDAVRWVLGESRAAELRGESMQDVIFNGSTQRKPAGRASVELVFDNAEGRAAGQWSQYAEVAVKRVLSRDGTSSYFINNQAVRRRDIQDIFLGTGLGPRAYAIIGQGMISRIIEAKPDDMRIFLEEAAGVSKYKERRRETENRLSDTRENLTRVEDILRELGTNLEKLEGQAEVAQRFQALQADGEEKQHLLWLLRKREAQGEQERHQRAIEQAQIDLEAQTAQLRHIEAELETMRVAHYASSDAMHAAQGALYEANAEVSRLEAEIRYVVESRNRIQQQIATLTAQQDQWHTQGDQAQEDLAAAEEELAMAEERAAQAAEEVARKSDELPSLEAQWRDAQTALNDQRAAILQSEQALKLEAAHQRNADQALLQLQQRRERLSQESSGLDKPDDVQLETLRAELAEQEEVLAEAQAALEDAETQLPQLDEARRAAQERVQSEAAAIASLEARLAALKQLQENVQTDGKVQPWLAKHELSELPRFWKKLQIEQGWEPALEAVLREKLGALEVSNLDWIKAFAADAPPAKLAFYAPPPAARPVEAPAGLRPLMSLLQVTEPGIRAVLQDWLADVYIADDMQAALTERPTLPEGGTFVVKAGHLIGRSSVQLYAPDSEQAGMLARAQEIENLQKQVRAQMLLSDEAKSAAVRADAAYTQASQALLHVRARADQATRRVHVLQMDVLKLSQAMERYNARSGQIDSELEEIRAQIEEQRAIRAESEATFEQHDAALADLQARFEDNQQAFEALEVRLSDARNALRDQERGAQEAHFAERNLQNRIAELKRNIQVASDQAQQIVLTLENARAELETINEQTAHTGLQEALERRAEKEEKLGAARIELDALTAQLRAFDEQRLTAERAQQPLRDRITELQLKEQAARLNQEQFSEQLTTANVDEAALAERLTGDLKPSYLQGEVTRINNAINALGPVNMAALDELAAARERKGFLDAQSADLNDAITTLEDAIHKIDQETRSLLQGTFDQVNYHFGELFPTLFGGGQAKLIMTGEEILDAGVQVMAQPPGKKNSTIHLLSGGEKALTAIALVFAMFQLNPAPFCLLDEVDAPLDDANTERYANMVKRMSDKTQFVFISHNKIAMEMAQQLIGVTMQEQGVSRIVAVDMDAALTMAEAA; encoded by the coding sequence GTGCGCCTCTCCTCGATCAAGCTCGCAGGCTTCAAGTCTTTCGTCGATCCGACCAATTTCCATGTTCCGGGCCAGCTCGTCGGCATCGTCGGCCCGAACGGTTGCGGTAAATCCAACATCATCGACGCCGTGCGCTGGGTGCTCGGCGAATCACGCGCCGCGGAACTCCGTGGCGAATCGATGCAGGACGTTATCTTCAACGGCTCCACGCAGCGCAAGCCCGCTGGCCGGGCCAGCGTCGAACTCGTGTTCGACAATGCCGAAGGCCGCGCCGCTGGCCAGTGGAGCCAGTACGCCGAAGTGGCGGTCAAGCGCGTCCTGAGCCGCGATGGCACCTCGTCGTACTTCATCAACAACCAGGCGGTGCGCCGCCGCGACATCCAGGACATCTTCCTCGGCACGGGTCTGGGCCCGCGCGCCTACGCCATCATCGGGCAGGGGATGATCTCGCGCATCATCGAGGCCAAGCCCGATGACATGCGCATCTTCCTGGAAGAAGCTGCGGGCGTGTCCAAGTACAAGGAACGCCGCCGCGAAACCGAAAACCGCCTGTCCGACACGCGTGAAAACCTCACGCGCGTGGAAGACATCCTGCGCGAACTCGGCACCAACCTCGAGAAGCTTGAAGGCCAGGCTGAAGTTGCGCAGCGCTTCCAGGCTCTGCAGGCCGACGGCGAAGAAAAGCAGCATCTGCTGTGGCTGTTGCGCAAGCGCGAGGCGCAAGGCGAGCAGGAGCGCCATCAGCGCGCCATCGAACAGGCGCAGATCGATCTCGAAGCGCAGACCGCGCAGTTGCGCCACATCGAGGCTGAGCTGGAAACGATGCGCGTTGCGCACTACGCATCGTCCGACGCCATGCACGCCGCACAGGGCGCGCTGTACGAGGCCAACGCCGAAGTCAGCCGCCTGGAAGCCGAGATCCGCTACGTGGTGGAGTCGCGCAACCGCATCCAGCAGCAGATCGCCACGCTGACCGCGCAGCAGGATCAATGGCACACGCAGGGCGATCAGGCGCAGGAAGACCTGGCCGCGGCCGAAGAGGAACTCGCCATGGCCGAGGAGCGCGCTGCGCAGGCGGCCGAGGAAGTCGCTCGCAAGTCGGACGAGCTGCCCAGCCTGGAGGCCCAATGGCGCGATGCGCAGACCGCGCTGAACGACCAGCGCGCCGCCATCCTGCAATCGGAGCAAGCGCTCAAGCTAGAAGCCGCGCACCAGCGCAACGCCGATCAGGCCTTGCTGCAACTGCAGCAGCGCCGCGAACGTCTGTCGCAGGAATCCTCCGGCCTCGACAAGCCGGACGACGTGCAGCTCGAAACACTGCGTGCCGAGCTGGCCGAACAGGAAGAGGTGCTGGCCGAAGCGCAGGCTGCGCTGGAAGACGCCGAGACGCAGCTTCCGCAGCTCGACGAGGCGCGCCGTGCCGCGCAGGAGCGCGTGCAATCGGAAGCCGCCGCCATCGCCAGCCTGGAAGCCCGTCTTGCCGCGCTCAAGCAACTGCAGGAAAACGTGCAGACCGACGGCAAGGTCCAGCCGTGGCTTGCCAAGCATGAACTGAGCGAACTGCCGCGCTTCTGGAAGAAGCTGCAGATCGAGCAGGGCTGGGAGCCCGCGCTCGAAGCCGTGCTACGCGAGAAACTCGGCGCGCTGGAGGTTTCCAACCTCGATTGGATCAAGGCGTTTGCCGCTGACGCGCCGCCCGCCAAGCTGGCGTTCTATGCGCCGCCGCCGGCTGCGCGTCCGGTGGAAGCGCCGGCCGGGCTGCGTCCGCTGATGTCGCTGCTGCAAGTGACCGAGCCGGGCATTCGTGCCGTGCTGCAGGATTGGCTGGCCGACGTCTACATCGCTGACGACATGCAGGCTGCGCTCACCGAGCGTCCGACGCTGCCGGAAGGCGGTACGTTCGTCGTCAAGGCCGGGCACTTGATCGGCCGTTCATCGGTGCAGTTGTATGCGCCCGATTCCGAGCAGGCCGGCATGCTGGCCCGCGCGCAGGAAATCGAGAACCTGCAGAAGCAGGTGCGTGCGCAGATGCTGCTGTCGGATGAGGCCAAGAGCGCCGCTGTGCGTGCAGATGCGGCCTACACCCAGGCCAGCCAGGCACTGCTGCATGTGCGGGCCCGCGCTGATCAGGCCACGCGCCGTGTGCACGTGCTGCAGATGGACGTGCTCAAGCTCTCGCAGGCCATGGAGCGCTACAACGCCCGCAGCGGCCAGATCGACAGCGAGCTGGAAGAGATCCGTGCACAGATCGAAGAGCAGCGTGCCATCCGCGCCGAATCCGAAGCGACCTTCGAGCAGCACGACGCGGCACTCGCCGATCTGCAGGCGCGCTTTGAAGACAACCAGCAGGCGTTCGAGGCGCTCGAAGTTCGCCTGAGCGATGCACGCAATGCCTTGCGCGATCAGGAGCGCGGCGCACAGGAGGCGCACTTTGCCGAGCGCAATCTGCAGAACCGCATTGCAGAACTGAAGCGCAACATCCAGGTGGCGAGCGATCAAGCACAGCAGATTGTGCTGACGCTGGAAAACGCCCGCGCCGAACTCGAAACCATCAATGAGCAGACCGCGCACACCGGCCTGCAGGAAGCGCTGGAGCGCCGAGCCGAGAAGGAAGAAAAGCTCGGCGCAGCGCGCATTGAACTGGATGCACTGACGGCCCAGTTGCGTGCCTTCGATGAGCAGCGCCTGACTGCCGAGCGCGCCCAGCAACCGCTGCGTGACCGCATCACCGAACTGCAATTGAAGGAACAGGCCGCGCGCCTGAACCAGGAGCAGTTCTCCGAGCAGCTCACCACGGCCAACGTGGATGAAGCTGCGCTGGCCGAGCGTCTGACGGGCGACCTCAAGCCCTCGTACCTGCAAGGTGAAGTCACGCGTATCAACAACGCCATCAATGCGCTGGGCCCGGTCAACATGGCTGCGCTGGATGAGCTGGCTGCTGCGCGTGAACGCAAGGGCTTCCTTGATGCGCAGTCGGCCGACTTGAACGACGCCATCACCACGCTGGAAGACGCGATCCACAAGATCGACCAGGAAACGCGCTCACTGCTGCAAGGTACGTTCGACCAGGTCAACTATCACTTTGGCGAACTGTTCCCGACGCTGTTCGGCGGCGGCCAGGCCAAGCTGATCATGACCGGCGAAGAGATTCTCGACGCCGGCGTGCAGGTGATGGCGCAACCGCCGGGCAAGAAGAACTCGACGATTCACCTGCTGTCGGGCGGCGAGAAAGCGCTGACCGCGATTGCGCTGGTGTTCGCGATGTTCCAGTTGAACCCGGCCCCATTCTGCTTGCTGGACGAGGTGGACGCGCCGCTGGACGACGCCAACACCGAGCGCTACGCCAACATGGTCAAGCGCATGTCCGACAAGACCCAATTCGTTTTTATTTCTCACAACAAGATTGCGATGGAAATGGCGCAACAGCTCATCGGTGTGACCATGCAGGAACAAGGCGTGTCCCGGATCGTGGCGGTGGATATGGATGCCGCACTGACCATGGCGGAGGCCGCGTAA
- a CDS encoding alpha/beta fold hydrolase: MLLRSISVALVAALAMSGVSAQAAPAAENGPAYGPRLEGFDYPAPVHLFKFESQGNALEMAYLDVKPEQANGQVAVLLHGKNFCAATWEGTIQALTGAGYRVIAPDQIGFCKSSKPRAYQYSFQQLASNTHALLASLGIQQAILIGHSTGGMLATRYALMYPTEVSRLVMINPIGLEDWKAKGVPPMAVDQWFAREKQTSADRIRAYEQSTYYAGQWRADYEPWVQMLAGMYRGPGRDLVAWNSALLYDMIYTQPVVYEFGQVRPWTLLLIGQKDTTAIAKDTAPPEVRARLGNYPELGRAAAKAIPRATLVEFPEAGHAPQIQDAAALHKALLEWLASPDISRTRRPD, translated from the coding sequence ATGTTGCTTCGCTCGATTTCCGTTGCGCTGGTTGCCGCCTTGGCAATGTCGGGTGTGTCCGCCCAAGCCGCACCTGCTGCTGAGAACGGCCCCGCGTATGGCCCCCGGCTGGAGGGCTTCGACTATCCGGCACCGGTCCACCTATTCAAGTTTGAATCCCAGGGCAACGCGCTGGAGATGGCCTATCTGGACGTCAAGCCCGAGCAGGCCAACGGTCAGGTCGCAGTGCTGCTGCACGGCAAGAACTTCTGCGCGGCCACCTGGGAAGGCACGATCCAGGCGTTGACGGGCGCCGGCTATCGCGTGATCGCGCCGGACCAGATCGGCTTCTGCAAATCGAGCAAGCCGCGCGCCTATCAGTATTCGTTCCAGCAACTGGCGAGTAACACGCATGCGCTGCTGGCCTCGCTGGGCATTCAGCAGGCCATCCTGATCGGCCACTCGACGGGCGGCATGCTGGCCACGCGCTATGCGCTGATGTATCCGACCGAAGTCTCGCGGCTGGTGATGATCAACCCGATCGGCCTGGAAGACTGGAAGGCCAAGGGTGTGCCGCCCATGGCGGTCGACCAGTGGTTTGCACGCGAGAAGCAGACCAGCGCCGACCGTATTCGCGCGTATGAGCAATCCACTTACTACGCGGGCCAATGGCGCGCCGACTACGAGCCCTGGGTGCAGATGCTGGCCGGCATGTATCGCGGGCCGGGGCGAGACCTTGTGGCCTGGAACTCGGCCCTGCTGTACGACATGATCTACACACAGCCTGTGGTGTACGAATTCGGCCAAGTGCGCCCCTGGACACTGCTGCTGATCGGCCAGAAGGACACCACCGCCATCGCCAAGGACACGGCGCCCCCGGAAGTGCGCGCCCGCCTGGGCAACTACCCGGAACTGGGTCGGGCTGCTGCCAAGGCGATTCCGCGTGCGACGCTGGTGGAGTTTCCGGAGGCGGGCCATGCGCCACAAATTCAGGACGCTGCTGCGCTGCACAAGGCATTGCTGGAGTGGCTGGCCAGCCCGGATATTTCCCGCACGCGCAGGCCGGATTGA